A stretch of the Fundidesulfovibrio soli genome encodes the following:
- a CDS encoding DegQ family serine endoprotease, with the protein MSRWTAAAMIVLCLGLCLPAQARVNLPDFSELADTAGAAVVNLSTVRSVNTEDKLRDFLKNHPRGGPFDDFFDQFQRRFKDEAPSKRQRSMGTGFVISKDGFIVTNNHVVEDAEEIKVQLRGKDKPLPAKVIGRDPELDLAVVKIENGGDLPFLEFGDSEALKVGAWVVAIGNPFGLNNTVTAGILSAKGRVIGAGPFDNFLQTDASINPGNSGGPLLNLDGKVVGINTAIVASGQGIGFAIPSSMAASVIADLREHKEIKRGWLGVSIQDVDENAAKALGMDEAKGALITSVMENEPAAKAGVQVGDVITSVGGREVKDSAAMLRAVAALRPGSKTELGVWRKGKALTLTATLGQRDAAKLSAAKTEITTESKAASQVGLGLRPLKPEEALAAGMPAGKGLLVAEVTPGSPAADAEVKAGDVLLEANQTPIDSVADFTKVIEGDARKKGVVLLLIKRGQQNLFRAVALPEKQ; encoded by the coding sequence ATGTCACGGTGGACCGCAGCAGCCATGATCGTCCTCTGCCTGGGCCTCTGCCTCCCTGCCCAGGCCCGGGTGAATCTGCCCGATTTTTCCGAACTTGCCGACACCGCCGGTGCAGCCGTGGTCAACCTGAGCACCGTGCGCTCGGTGAACACCGAGGACAAGCTGCGCGACTTCCTCAAGAACCACCCGCGCGGCGGCCCGTTTGACGACTTCTTCGACCAGTTCCAGCGCCGTTTCAAAGACGAGGCCCCCTCCAAGCGGCAGCGCTCCATGGGCACGGGGTTCGTCATCTCCAAGGACGGCTTCATCGTCACCAACAACCACGTCGTCGAGGACGCCGAGGAGATCAAGGTCCAACTGCGCGGCAAGGACAAACCCCTGCCCGCCAAGGTGATCGGGCGCGACCCCGAACTGGACCTGGCCGTGGTCAAGATCGAGAACGGCGGCGACCTGCCCTTCCTGGAGTTCGGCGATTCCGAAGCCCTCAAGGTCGGGGCCTGGGTGGTGGCCATCGGCAATCCCTTCGGGCTGAACAACACGGTCACCGCCGGCATCCTGAGCGCCAAGGGCCGCGTGATCGGCGCGGGCCCCTTCGACAACTTCCTGCAGACGGACGCCTCCATCAACCCCGGCAACTCCGGCGGTCCGCTGCTCAACCTCGACGGCAAGGTCGTGGGCATCAACACGGCCATCGTGGCCTCGGGCCAGGGCATCGGCTTCGCCATCCCGTCGAGCATGGCCGCCTCCGTCATCGCGGACCTTCGCGAGCACAAGGAGATCAAGCGCGGCTGGCTGGGAGTCTCCATCCAGGACGTGGACGAGAACGCCGCCAAGGCCCTGGGCATGGACGAAGCCAAGGGAGCGCTGATCACCTCCGTCATGGAGAACGAACCCGCGGCCAAGGCCGGGGTGCAGGTAGGCGACGTGATCACGTCCGTGGGCGGCCGCGAGGTCAAGGACTCCGCCGCCATGCTGCGCGCGGTGGCCGCTCTCAGGCCCGGCAGCAAGACCGAGCTGGGCGTGTGGCGCAAGGGCAAGGCCCTGACCCTCACGGCCACCCTGGGCCAGCGCGACGCCGCCAAGCTCAGCGCGGCCAAGACCGAAATCACGACGGAATCCAAGGCGGCCTCCCAGGTGGGCCTGGGCCTACGCCCGCTGAAGCCCGAGGAGGCGCTCGCCGCGGGGATGCCCGCAGGAAAGGGCCTGCTGGTGGCCGAAGTGACGCCTGGTTCCCCGGCGGCCGACGCCGAGGTCAAGGCGGGCGACGTGCTTCTGGAGGCCAACCAGACGCCCATCGACTCCGTGGCCGACTTCACCAAGGTGATCGAGGGCGACGCGCGCAAGAAGGGCGTGGTCCTGCTGCTGATCAAGCGCGGCCAGCAGAATCTCTTCCGCGCCGTGGCCCTGCCGGAGAAGCAATGA
- a CDS encoding ATP-binding protein — MNTNGTQNGPDKEDNHLGHVTATSSSSITGLFTQGDDGGIPNSIYIGNIVKIQTTSSVVYGMIAECNAIEPGQCGLPRTSYQFRVELFGETALSATGNFRFKRGISSYPTFGQSIQAVTRDDLNEVYGLPFRRSVKVGVLHQNKDIPINIDVDELISKHFAILGSTGAGKSCSLVVVLQAILDKYPHGHVILIDPHDEYKTAFQDRSEYIDVRSISLPYWLLNFEETKRVLCQGDSTQVDLQSQILFNCITSAKLEYLSSDNRPFNITVDTPTPYRLSRVQELINEEMGKLDKPGSSLPYLAILARIEQLKSDKRFDFMFSDFIVHDNFAEILSRILRIPSDGKPITILNLAGAPSDIVNVLISLVARIIFDFAVWSDKANTPPVLLVCEEAHRYVSRDEQTSMLPAGRAIARIAQEGRKYGIGLGIVTQRPADISQRILSQCNTLFCLRLTTSADQEFVNTALPENDLSLFKMLPSLRTRDAVVVGDAVSMPMRLRFNMLQPNQMPQRQSLPVSQSWEKECFRRSLISDVVNRWRCNARD, encoded by the coding sequence ATGAACACAAATGGTACTCAGAACGGGCCTGACAAAGAAGACAATCACCTGGGGCACGTCACGGCGACATCAAGCTCTTCCATCACTGGCCTGTTCACTCAAGGTGATGATGGCGGCATCCCGAATTCAATATACATAGGGAATATCGTAAAAATACAAACAACCAGCTCAGTTGTGTACGGAATGATAGCCGAGTGCAACGCCATCGAGCCAGGGCAGTGCGGGCTGCCGCGAACCAGCTACCAGTTCCGCGTCGAATTGTTCGGCGAAACAGCCCTGTCCGCAACCGGCAACTTTCGCTTCAAACGTGGCATATCCTCATACCCAACCTTTGGGCAGAGCATTCAAGCCGTGACGCGCGACGATCTGAACGAAGTATACGGCTTGCCATTCCGCAGATCCGTCAAAGTCGGAGTGCTCCACCAGAACAAAGACATCCCCATCAACATCGACGTCGACGAGCTTATCAGCAAACATTTTGCGATACTTGGCTCCACCGGCGCGGGGAAGTCCTGCTCCCTCGTAGTCGTGCTCCAAGCCATCCTCGACAAATACCCACACGGGCACGTCATTTTGATCGACCCGCATGATGAATACAAAACCGCTTTTCAAGATCGATCAGAATACATCGACGTCAGATCCATTTCCCTCCCATACTGGCTCTTGAACTTTGAGGAAACCAAGCGCGTTTTATGCCAAGGCGACTCAACCCAGGTGGACTTGCAATCACAAATCCTGTTCAACTGCATAACATCCGCGAAACTGGAATATCTCAGTTCTGACAACCGCCCTTTCAACATAACTGTCGACACGCCGACGCCCTATCGTTTGAGCCGGGTCCAGGAGTTGATCAACGAGGAGATGGGGAAGCTGGACAAGCCTGGAAGTTCCTTGCCTTATCTGGCCATCCTTGCCCGCATCGAGCAACTCAAATCCGACAAGCGCTTTGACTTCATGTTCTCGGACTTCATCGTACACGACAACTTTGCTGAAATCCTGTCGCGAATACTGCGCATACCGTCGGACGGCAAACCCATCACCATCCTGAACCTTGCCGGGGCACCTAGCGACATTGTCAACGTACTCATCTCACTCGTAGCCCGCATCATTTTCGACTTCGCAGTCTGGAGTGACAAGGCCAACACCCCTCCCGTCCTGCTGGTCTGCGAAGAGGCGCACCGGTACGTCTCGAGGGACGAGCAGACCTCCATGCTCCCCGCAGGGCGTGCCATCGCGCGGATCGCCCAGGAGGGAAGAAAGTACGGCATAGGGCTTGGCATCGTCACCCAGCGCCCTGCCGACATATCCCAGCGCATATTGTCGCAGTGCAACACATTGTTCTGCCTGCGGCTGACCACCTCCGCAGACCAGGAGTTCGTCAACACCGCGCTTCCCGAGAACGACCTGAGCCTGTTCAAGATGTTGCCGTCCCTGCGGACCCGCGATGCGGTTGTAGTCGGAGACGCAGTGTCGATGCCCATGCGGCTCCGCTTCAACATGCTGCAGCCGAACCAGATGCCACAAAGACAATCCCTCCCGGTTTCGCAATCCTGGGAAAAGGAATGTTTCAGAAGATCGCTCATATCGGACGTTGTCAATCGCTGGCGCTGCAATGCGCGCGACTAA
- a CDS encoding ribose-phosphate diphosphokinase, translating into MATHGDLKILTGNANPELARAICDHLGCTLLPSMVSTFSDGEIRVEIGANVRGSDVFVIQPTCLPVNFHLMELALILDALKRASASRVTAVVPYYGYSRQDRKVSPRAPISAKLVADILQVTGMHRLLTVDLHAGQIQGFFNLPVDNLYAMGILAEYVRDAVEGDVVVVSPDAGGVERARSFAKRLNCGLAIVDKRRDAPNQAKAMHVIGNVEGKTCVLIDDMIDTAGTMVQGAQVLLENGAREVMACVTHPVLSGPAIDRLSASPFKEVVVTNTIPLSAEAQACDKIKVLSVAGLLAKAIHNIHTESSVSVLFNKTS; encoded by the coding sequence ATGGCCACCCACGGGGATCTGAAAATTCTCACCGGCAACGCCAACCCGGAGCTTGCCCGGGCCATTTGCGACCATCTGGGCTGCACTCTGCTGCCCTCCATGGTCAGCACCTTTTCCGATGGCGAGATCCGGGTGGAGATCGGCGCCAACGTGCGCGGGTCAGACGTTTTCGTGATCCAGCCCACCTGCCTGCCGGTGAACTTCCACCTCATGGAGTTGGCCCTGATCCTCGACGCGCTCAAGCGCGCCAGCGCCTCCCGCGTGACGGCCGTGGTGCCCTACTACGGCTATTCCCGGCAGGACCGTAAGGTCTCGCCGCGCGCGCCCATCAGCGCCAAGCTCGTCGCCGACATCCTGCAGGTCACGGGCATGCACCGCCTGCTCACGGTGGACCTGCACGCGGGCCAGATCCAGGGATTCTTCAACCTGCCGGTGGACAACCTCTACGCCATGGGAATCCTGGCCGAGTACGTGCGCGACGCCGTTGAAGGCGACGTGGTGGTGGTCAGCCCGGACGCCGGCGGCGTGGAGCGCGCCCGCAGCTTCGCCAAGCGCCTGAACTGCGGCCTCGCCATCGTGGACAAGCGCCGCGACGCGCCCAACCAGGCCAAGGCCATGCACGTCATCGGCAATGTCGAGGGCAAGACCTGCGTGCTCATCGACGACATGATCGACACGGCGGGCACCATGGTCCAGGGCGCTCAGGTGCTCCTGGAAAACGGCGCCCGCGAGGTGATGGCCTGCGTGACGCACCCCGTGCTCTCCGGCCCCGCCATCGACCGCCTCAGCGCCTCCCCCTTCAAGGAGGTGGTGGTCACCAACACCATCCCGCTCTCCGCCGAGGCCCAGGCCTGCGACAAGATCAAGGTGCTCTCCGTGGCGGGGTTGCTGGCCAAGGCCATCCACAACATCCACACCGAGTCCTCGGTGAGCGTGCTTTTCAACAAGACCAGCTAG
- a CDS encoding type II secretion system F family protein, giving the protein MFNDLQPTELMFATGAFVLVMVSFAMLFYASHKDKQRRVLSSRLHRHSQIDNELHVLGSSDISAAQLVAHTISKVGTQLKLIDEETGSDIDHKLIRAGFRKSSAKATFLGCRLGLFALGLLMAGLLHSASPIPLKLHVLILLYLIPAGTGYYLPILILDQMGKRRQTNILHSLPDALDMMVVCVESGMGLDQAIYRISEELRTGHPELSDEFRLMNLELQAGKSRADSLKRLSNRIGLMEVNNLATLIIQSDIFGTSMAQSLRTYSDSMRTQRFQRAEEIAMKLPVKLLFPLILFILPPLFIIIMGPAVIQISKIFAK; this is encoded by the coding sequence GTGTTTAACGACCTCCAGCCCACAGAGTTGATGTTCGCCACAGGCGCTTTCGTCCTGGTCATGGTATCGTTCGCCATGCTGTTCTATGCATCGCACAAGGACAAGCAACGCCGCGTCCTGAGTTCAAGGCTCCACAGGCATTCACAAATCGACAACGAATTGCATGTGCTGGGTTCATCGGATATTTCTGCGGCACAACTTGTGGCGCACACGATCAGCAAGGTCGGAACCCAGTTGAAGCTCATCGACGAGGAAACAGGCTCTGATATTGACCACAAACTGATCCGGGCAGGGTTCAGAAAATCAAGCGCCAAAGCGACATTTCTGGGCTGCAGACTGGGGTTGTTCGCCCTGGGCCTCCTTATGGCCGGCCTGCTTCATTCAGCATCGCCCATCCCCTTGAAGTTGCATGTTCTCATCCTGTTGTACCTTATTCCTGCGGGGACAGGCTATTATCTGCCCATCTTAATTCTCGACCAGATGGGCAAACGCAGGCAAACGAACATTTTGCACTCACTGCCGGACGCTCTGGACATGATGGTGGTCTGCGTGGAGTCAGGCATGGGGCTTGACCAGGCGATCTACAGGATCAGCGAGGAACTTCGTACAGGCCACCCCGAGTTGAGCGATGAGTTCAGGTTGATGAACCTGGAACTCCAGGCCGGCAAGTCACGAGCAGACTCCCTGAAAAGGCTGTCCAACAGGATCGGGTTGATGGAAGTGAACAACCTGGCTACATTGATAATTCAATCCGATATATTCGGCACAAGCATGGCCCAGTCGCTCAGGACGTATTCAGACAGCATGCGGACCCAACGTTTTCAGCGTGCCGAAGAAATTGCCATGAAGCTGCCTGTAAAGCTGCTCTTCCCACTCATCCTGTTCATATTGCCGCCGTTGTTCATAATCATCATGGGGCCAGCGGTGATACAAATTTCGAAAATATTCGCAAAATAA
- the pth gene encoding aminoacyl-tRNA hydrolase yields MAAHTLIAGLGNPGPRYRGTRHNFGFMAVDALLESGSSRELSMGKDGVLHALRLPGVEGEVLVLKPMTFMNLSGRAVAHALRYYKLTVEDLVVVHDELDLPLGRMRMKKGGGLAGHNGLKSIAAETGSQDFVRLRLGIGRPEGKMDVAAYVLQDFSSSEEAAVRAVLPAAAAALRLYLGKGLDIAMREAGAFQPAT; encoded by the coding sequence ATGGCAGCGCACACCCTCATCGCGGGGCTTGGCAACCCCGGCCCCAGATATCGCGGCACCCGCCACAATTTCGGGTTCATGGCGGTGGACGCCCTCCTGGAGTCCGGCTCCTCGCGCGAGCTCTCCATGGGCAAGGACGGCGTGCTCCACGCCCTGCGCCTGCCCGGGGTCGAGGGCGAAGTGCTCGTGCTCAAGCCCATGACCTTCATGAACCTCTCCGGCAGGGCCGTGGCCCACGCGCTGCGCTACTACAAGCTCACCGTGGAGGACCTCGTGGTGGTCCACGACGAACTGGACCTCCCCCTGGGGCGCATGCGCATGAAGAAAGGCGGGGGCCTGGCCGGGCACAACGGGCTCAAGTCCATCGCGGCGGAAACCGGATCGCAGGATTTCGTCCGGCTGCGCCTGGGCATCGGCCGCCCCGAGGGCAAGATGGACGTGGCCGCCTACGTGCTGCAGGACTTTTCATCCTCTGAAGAGGCCGCCGTGCGCGCCGTTCTGCCCGCCGCAGCAGCCGCGCTGCGTCTCTATTTAGGGAAAGGCCTCGACATCGCCATGCGCGAGGCCGGGGCATTCCAGCCCGCGACCTGA
- a CDS encoding tetratricopeptide repeat protein, with amino-acid sequence MSAILPLLALLAATVAMQGCSKLQHKTDADKLKAGQGKEAYTQLVAQADAALAADQIAVAIELLDQAVKAGFPKDAAELRKGKAYLSVGAYAKAVKSFEEVSRIAPDNHEAATLGGYSAYMAGDYAAAEARLADLVPKDQGNSYARYLLGATYNKTGKANLAVKEFQAVIAQTGGNQNILNNLGISFFILGQYDNARDAFVRSLSFGNSKRTMNNLALTYCRLKRFDDAFKAFKASGGEAFALNNTGCCFIDAGDHQKAMEMFNKAISASPTVYKPAHENIIRYGAIQKESASVKPLQMPTEEPGPVPPPDAKGAASPSVQPAPPSINVEPPAPIAPTRTPVPLVSQ; translated from the coding sequence ATGAGTGCCATTCTCCCGTTGCTTGCTCTCCTGGCCGCCACGGTCGCCATGCAGGGCTGCTCGAAACTTCAGCACAAAACAGACGCTGACAAATTAAAGGCAGGGCAGGGCAAGGAAGCATACACCCAACTGGTGGCCCAGGCGGACGCGGCGCTCGCGGCGGACCAAATCGCCGTGGCCATCGAGCTTCTGGACCAGGCCGTGAAAGCTGGATTCCCCAAGGATGCCGCAGAATTACGCAAGGGGAAAGCATATTTGTCGGTTGGCGCGTATGCAAAGGCTGTGAAGAGCTTCGAGGAGGTCTCCCGAATCGCGCCGGACAATCACGAAGCCGCGACATTAGGCGGATACTCCGCCTACATGGCGGGAGATTATGCGGCAGCCGAGGCCAGGCTGGCCGACCTCGTCCCGAAAGACCAGGGCAACAGTTACGCAAGATATCTTCTCGGGGCGACCTACAACAAGACTGGCAAGGCAAACCTGGCCGTCAAGGAATTTCAAGCGGTGATCGCGCAAACCGGCGGCAACCAGAACATACTCAACAACTTGGGAATATCGTTTTTCATCCTCGGTCAGTACGACAACGCCCGGGATGCGTTCGTTCGATCGTTGAGTTTTGGCAATTCGAAACGCACGATGAACAACCTGGCTTTGACATATTGCCGCCTCAAACGATTCGACGATGCCTTCAAAGCGTTCAAGGCGAGTGGCGGCGAGGCATTCGCCCTCAACAATACGGGGTGTTGTTTCATCGACGCAGGCGACCACCAGAAGGCCATGGAGATGTTCAACAAGGCCATCAGCGCCAGCCCTACGGTCTACAAACCTGCCCACGAAAACATCATCCGTTATGGCGCAATCCAGAAGGAATCCGCATCCGTCAAGCCGCTCCAGATGCCCACGGAGGAACCCGGACCGGTGCCGCCTCCCGACGCGAAGGGTGCCGCCTCACCTTCTGTGCAGCCTGCGCCCCCGTCCATCAATGTCGAGCCGCCTGCTCCAATTGCCCCGACGAGGACACCTGTCCCCCTGGTCAGTCAATGA
- a CDS encoding type II secretion system F family protein has product MPTWIYLVILVGCAALGYCVFQIANAMLDREKEALRARLDSFNAAAMPAGSENFLKSDQVKHSWWVKLLLFREGWAESLWKMIRKAKVGMSLGSFIMLSVTLGLFGGLLAKLLGWSFLAQVGVALAFLLAPGWWVHRKAAQRAAKFEEQFPEALDLIGRSLKAGHTFTSGMTMVAQEFDDPMREEFKLTIEEINFGGHLHDALDNLADRLDTPDLLFFVASVKIQSETGGKLTEIMDSISYLIRERAKLKGKVAALSAEGRYSGYVMFLLPPLMLGVLMFLNPRYMSVLFDSELGHYLLYASGGLLLAGMAVIKRMVDIRV; this is encoded by the coding sequence ATGCCGACCTGGATCTATCTCGTAATACTCGTGGGTTGTGCCGCCCTTGGGTATTGTGTCTTCCAGATCGCCAACGCGATGCTAGACAGGGAGAAGGAAGCCTTGCGCGCCAGGCTTGATTCGTTCAACGCCGCCGCAATGCCTGCCGGCTCCGAAAACTTCCTGAAAAGCGACCAGGTCAAACACAGTTGGTGGGTCAAGCTGCTTCTGTTCAGGGAGGGCTGGGCCGAGAGCCTCTGGAAGATGATACGCAAGGCAAAGGTTGGCATGTCGCTTGGCTCGTTCATCATGCTGTCCGTCACGCTGGGTCTGTTCGGAGGACTCCTGGCCAAACTCCTGGGATGGAGCTTTCTGGCGCAGGTGGGCGTCGCATTGGCCTTCCTGCTCGCACCAGGCTGGTGGGTGCACCGGAAGGCGGCCCAACGGGCTGCCAAGTTTGAAGAACAATTCCCTGAAGCGCTGGACCTGATAGGGCGTTCCCTCAAGGCAGGCCATACCTTCACCAGCGGCATGACCATGGTGGCCCAGGAATTCGACGACCCCATGCGAGAAGAGTTCAAGCTGACCATTGAGGAGATCAATTTCGGCGGCCATCTCCATGACGCCCTGGACAACCTGGCGGATAGGCTCGATACGCCGGACCTTTTGTTCTTCGTCGCCTCGGTGAAAATCCAAAGCGAGACAGGCGGAAAGTTGACTGAGATAATGGACTCCATCTCCTACCTCATCCGCGAAAGGGCGAAACTCAAAGGGAAAGTGGCGGCGCTCTCCGCTGAAGGGAGATACTCCGGCTACGTCATGTTCCTGCTCCCACCGTTGATGTTGGGAGTACTCATGTTCCTTAACCCGCGATACATGTCCGTCTTGTTTGACTCAGAACTTGGGCATTATCTGTTGTATGCCTCGGGCGGGTTGCTTTTAGCCGGGATGGCTGTAATAAAGAGGATGGTGGACATCCGTGTTTAA
- a CDS encoding AAA family ATPase — MDTQIKVCIEVADKAASKIIYGYMAAHPEFSIITTYPYYADIYIIEIGNDFGKALMDLRNFLEINPALEIFVISGEASHSRILEFVNAGARGYFLLPLSANKFEASLDVFIKRFKKDRSRVDMPCRVVSFLGAKGGVGTTSICTNTALLLQLSERNTLLMDLHQPLGDAHVILDMTPVHTIGYLVREVHRLDTSLLTNVAAKHRSGLSVLPPISHHNEIPLASIEAMSSILEVARGYYQYITIDHGSGLSEIDIALLNSSDYIMIVIQADVQSLRNAKLLIKFLTDYNETFPSKIHFIVNRYDSNSKLSLEDIAKFVGTDVFHTIPNDYKRVSSCCQSGALLYEDHPDAKITKAFTEMVTKLTANHISVVPTHQPKQGSFLSKLFNRG, encoded by the coding sequence ATGGACACGCAGATTAAGGTTTGCATAGAAGTCGCAGACAAGGCCGCATCCAAGATCATCTACGGGTACATGGCGGCACACCCTGAGTTCTCTATCATCACAACATATCCATATTACGCTGACATTTATATCATCGAAATCGGCAACGACTTCGGCAAGGCGCTGATGGATCTGCGTAACTTCCTGGAGATAAACCCTGCCCTTGAGATCTTCGTCATTTCAGGAGAGGCCAGCCACTCCCGCATTTTGGAGTTCGTCAACGCCGGGGCCCGCGGCTATTTCCTCCTGCCCTTATCCGCGAATAAATTTGAAGCCTCGCTCGACGTATTCATCAAACGGTTCAAGAAGGACAGAAGCCGCGTCGACATGCCGTGCCGGGTCGTATCGTTCCTTGGCGCGAAAGGCGGCGTCGGAACCACGTCGATATGCACCAACACCGCGTTGCTGCTGCAACTGAGCGAACGGAACACGTTGCTCATGGACTTGCACCAACCCCTCGGCGATGCCCATGTCATTCTGGACATGACCCCCGTCCACACCATCGGCTATCTTGTCCGCGAAGTGCACCGCCTCGACACATCCTTGCTGACCAACGTTGCGGCCAAGCACCGCTCCGGCCTCAGTGTGCTGCCGCCGATCTCACACCACAACGAAATCCCCCTGGCGTCCATCGAGGCCATGTCTTCAATCCTCGAAGTCGCCCGGGGGTATTACCAATACATCACCATCGACCACGGCTCTGGCCTCAGCGAAATCGACATCGCCCTCCTGAACTCATCCGATTACATCATGATCGTCATCCAGGCCGATGTCCAATCACTGCGCAACGCCAAGCTTCTGATCAAGTTCCTCACGGACTACAATGAAACGTTCCCCTCAAAAATACACTTCATCGTCAACAGGTATGACTCGAACTCGAAGCTGAGCCTCGAAGACATTGCAAAATTTGTCGGAACTGATGTTTTTCACACGATCCCGAACGACTACAAGCGCGTCAGCTCTTGCTGCCAAAGCGGGGCCTTGCTTTATGAGGACCATCCCGACGCCAAGATCACCAAGGCATTCACCGAGATGGTCACCAAGTTGACTGCAAACCATATCTCTGTCGTGCCAACGCACCAACCGAAACAAGGGAGCTTTCTCAGCAAGTTGTTCAACAGAGGGTGA
- a CDS encoding 50S ribosomal protein L25/general stress protein Ctc: MKEQLSLTVQGRAERGKGPNSRLRAQKMVPGVYYDDKGVNIPVVVADLPFRKVFQKVGSSRVFDLIIDHDGKTETHPSLIWVVDAHPYKNQIDHVDFYGVDPTKQIHVRVEVEVKGKPKGVVVGGKLEIYHEDLEVVCLPANIPDKIVIDVAGLEINQAIQIKDVVLPEGVKAVFDSNFAVVAVISPTAEAEGEGGK; encoded by the coding sequence ATGAAGGAACAACTGAGCCTCACCGTCCAGGGCCGCGCCGAGAGAGGCAAAGGCCCCAACAGCCGCCTGCGCGCACAGAAGATGGTCCCCGGCGTCTACTATGACGACAAAGGCGTGAACATTCCCGTGGTGGTGGCCGACCTGCCCTTCCGCAAGGTCTTCCAGAAGGTTGGCTCCTCCCGCGTGTTCGACCTGATCATCGACCACGACGGCAAGACCGAGACCCACCCCAGCCTGATCTGGGTCGTGGACGCCCACCCCTACAAGAACCAGATCGACCACGTGGACTTCTACGGCGTCGACCCGACCAAGCAGATCCACGTCCGCGTGGAAGTTGAGGTCAAGGGCAAGCCCAAGGGCGTGGTCGTGGGCGGCAAGCTGGAAATCTATCACGAGGACCTGGAAGTGGTCTGCCTGCCCGCCAACATCCCCGACAAGATCGTCATCGACGTGGCCGGGCTGGAGATCAACCAGGCCATCCAGATCAAGGACGTGGTCCTGCCCGAGGGCGTCAAGGCCGTGTTCGACAGCAACTTCGCCGTGGTGGCCGTCATCTCCCCGACTGCCGAAGCCGAGGGCGAAGGCGGGAAATAA
- the ispE gene encoding 4-(cytidine 5'-diphospho)-2-C-methyl-D-erythritol kinase — MSDTLRISCKVNIYLEIVEVRPDGYHELRSLFLPVAEPHDVLRLTPGGEPGLRLTCSDQTLAGPDNLVARAYEAFALRTGSRSGLDAHLEKSIPSGAGLGGGSADAAAMLTWLNGHAGAAALGRAELSALAASLGADVPFFLLGRPAWATGVGEMLEPVETMLAGMHLVLAVPAERVNTAWAYRAWDAMHLGDATQTGTPRLTSGCPASMRPFCVSGTFIANSFESAVFRDFPGVRRLKQRMTVLGAAASCMSGSGSAVFGLFRDQPQAGLARDALAGEGHSVWLSRL, encoded by the coding sequence ATGAGCGACACCCTGCGGATCAGCTGCAAGGTCAACATCTATCTGGAGATCGTCGAGGTGCGCCCCGACGGCTACCACGAGCTGCGCTCGCTGTTCCTCCCCGTTGCCGAACCGCATGACGTGCTGCGGCTGACCCCCGGGGGGGAGCCCGGGCTGCGCCTCACCTGCTCGGACCAGACCCTGGCCGGACCCGACAACCTGGTGGCCAGGGCCTACGAGGCCTTCGCCCTGCGCACGGGCAGTCGCTCTGGGCTGGATGCGCACCTTGAGAAGTCCATCCCCTCGGGCGCGGGCCTGGGGGGCGGCAGCGCGGACGCGGCTGCCATGCTGACCTGGCTCAACGGCCACGCCGGCGCGGCGGCCCTGGGCCGCGCGGAGCTCTCCGCCCTGGCGGCCTCCCTGGGGGCGGACGTGCCCTTCTTCCTGTTGGGCCGCCCTGCCTGGGCCACGGGCGTGGGCGAGATGCTCGAACCTGTCGAGACGATGCTCGCCGGGATGCACCTGGTGCTGGCGGTGCCCGCGGAGCGTGTGAACACGGCCTGGGCCTACCGCGCCTGGGACGCCATGCACCTTGGCGACGCCACCCAAACAGGCACCCCCCGCTTGACAAGCGGCTGTCCTGCGAGTATGCGACCGTTTTGCGTTTCCGGCACCTTTATAGCCAACAGTTTCGAGTCCGCAGTCTTCAGGGATTTCCCCGGCGTGCGCCGCCTCAAGCAGCGCATGACGGTCCTGGGCGCCGCGGCGAGCTGCATGAGCGGGTCCGGTTCCGCTGTTTTCGGCCTTTTCCGTGACCAGCCGCAAGCGGGCCTCGCCCGGGACGCGCTGGCCGGCGAAGGCCATTCGGTCTGGTTGTCGCGGTTGTAG